Within Cystobacter ferrugineus, the genomic segment GAACTCGAAGGAAGGGCGGACGTCTTCGGCCATGGCGGAGGCTGACGGTGGGGCTGCGGGGTCCTGACGATCTCGCACGCCAGGACCCCCACCGCCAGTGCCTACCCGAGCCCGTCGCCCGGCGTCTCACAACCCATACGACAGGCCATGCCCGACCGGGTGGAGTACCCCGGAGGCCGTTCCCTCCTCGGGAATGGCCACGGGCAGCCGGCCCGAGGGGTTCACCTCCCCCAACAACACCCGCGCCAGTGCCTTCATGGAGACGGGCTGGTAGCCGTAGGTGGCCACGTAGGTGGACACATCCGGCAGGTGGGCGATGTCATACGGCTCGCGCACCGAGACGACCACCACTGGCTTGTTCGAGCCCTGGAGAGCGCGCACCAGTTCCCGCTGCGGCTTCGACGTCCAGACGCGGTTGACCAGCACCACGGTGATGTCCGCGCGTGCGGCCGAGGCCACGGCCTCGTCGATCTTCGCCTGCGCCGGGGTGAGGCCCGTCTCCACGCGCTCCACGAACCGGCCCCGCCGGGACAGCTCCTGCGCCAGCGTGGCCGTTGCCGTGGCACCCCACCCCGTCACCAGCACCTTGCTCGCCTCGGGATTCAACGGCAGGACGCCCGCCTCGTTCTCCACCAGGGTGATTCCGCGCTCGGTGATGGCGTCGGCGGCGGCCAGGTGCTCGGCGGCACCCACCCGCTGCAGCCCGGCCAGATCCACCAGGGGCTGGGCGAGCACTCCCCGCTTCTGCTTGAGCGTCAGGATGCGTCCCACGGCCTCATCGAGCCGCTCCTGGCTGATCTCCCCGCTGTTCACCGCGTCGCGCACGGCGTTGTAGGCCACCTCGATGCGCTGGGGCATGAGGAGCAGGTCCACGCCGGCCTTGAGCGCCTCCACGGGGACGCGCGCGTCGCTCTGGTCACCGTAGGGCCTGGCGCCCTGCATGGAGAGCGAGTCACTGACCACCACGCCCTGGAAGCCGAGCTGGCCCCGCAGCAGGTCCGTCATGATGGCGTGGCTGAGCGTCGCCGGCAGGCCCGAGCTCTCCAGCGCGGGCACCACGATGTGGGCGGACATGATGGCATCCACCTTGGCGTCGATGGCGGCCACGAACGGCGGCAGGTCCACCGCGTCGAACTGTGCCCGGCTGTGATTGATGATGGGCAGCCCGTAATGACTGTCCACGTCCGTGTCACCATGGCCGGGGAAGTGCTTCACTGTGGAGGACGTGCCCTCACCCTGCATGGCGCCCACCTGCACCTGCGTGAAGGACGCCACCCGCACGGGATCCACTCCGAAGGAGCGCACGCCGATGACGGGGTTGAGCGGGTTGCTGTTGACGTCCGCGACCGTGCCGAAGTTCTGGTTGATGCCCAGGGCGCGCAGCTCCCGCCCGGTGATGGCCGCCGCCTGGCGCGCGGTCTCCACGTCCTGTGTGGCGCCCAGGGCCATGTTGCCGGGAAACTGGGTGGCCGGCTCGGTCACCCGCACCACCACGCCATGCTCCTGGTCCGTGGCGATGAGCAGGGGGATGGCCCGCTCCTGGCGCAGCGCCACCTCCTGCAGCCCATTGGACAACCGGGCGATCTGCTCCGGGGCCCGCAGGTTGTTGGCCCAGGTGAAGTAGATGATGCCGCCCAGGTGGTAGCGCTCGACGAGCTGCTCCGCCGTGTCCAGCCCATGATCCTTGCGGTTGCTCTCCACCATCTGCGGATCCGCATCCGCGACGCTCGTCCCATAGGCATGGGTCATGAAGAGCTGGCCCACCTTCTCCTCGAGCGTCATCGCCTTCAAGCGGCAAGGCACCCAGTCCGGCGAGGAGACCTCGGGCGGAGCACTACAGTCCGGCGTGGCGGGAGGCGCCGGGGGCGGCTCCTCCTCGCAACCGGCGCTTCCGAGCATCAGTCCGCACAGCGCGATGGACGTGAACCACCTTCCACCAACCTTGATCATGGGAGTTCCATCTTCCAGGGGGTAAGTCGGGTTTCGCGGACCATACCCGGGAACTCGAGCCATGCCTCGACGGCGGTGGAGCGCGGAAACGATTCAGGTCCGGGACGCGTGGAAGTGGAGGGCGAGCGGCCCGAGGGCCTGGAGCGGGCTGGTGATACACTCGCAGCCGATCATGGAACACACGGCCCATCTGTGGCTCTTCTTCGTCCTGGTGTTTGGAATTGTCGCGTTGCCGGGTCTCGACATGGCGTTCGTGCTCGCCAGTTCCCTGGGAGGTGGGCGGAACGCGGGGCTGTCCGCGGTGGCGGGGATCGTCTCGGGTGGAGCCTGTCACGTGGTGGTCGCCGCGACGGGGGCCGCCGTGCTGCTGCAAGTCGTCCCGGCCGCGTTCAACCTCCTGCTGTGGCTCGGCGCCCTGTACGTGGCGTGGATCGGCTTCTCCCTGTTCCGCGGCGGAGCGGCCTTCACCGCCTCCCCGCTCGAGGGGGAGCGAGAAACATCGGCCACGTTCCGCCGGGGCATGGTGACGAACCTGCTCAACCCCAAGGCCTATCTCTTCATGCTCGCCGTGTTCCCCCAGTTCCTGCGGCCGGAGTACGGGCCGACCTGGATTCAGGCGCTGGTGCTCGGGGTGATCATCACGCTCACCCAGGTCGCCGTGTACGGCGCGATCGTGCTGGTGGGAGACGGGGCGCGTGGCTGGCTCGAGTCCAACCCCCGCGCCAGCGCCGCGATCGGCCGGGGCCTCGGCGCACTGATGGTGCTCGTCGCGGTGCTGACGGTCTTCAAGGAGTGGCGGAGCGCTTGAGCCCCGGCGGTTCCAATCCTCGTCGTGCCCGTGAAAGGTGAACATGCCCACGGCGATGCTCACATTGGCGTTCGCATTCGTGCTCGCGGTGGGTCTCTTCGTGCTGGCGCGGAGTTGGATCTGGCGGCTGGAGGAAGGCGCGGGCTCGTCCAGCTTCCGCGCCTTCGTGGCGTGCGGACTGGTATACGCGGGGCTCTACGGCTGCGCCCTCGGATGGGTGATGGAGCAGAGCCTGCTCCTCGGTGTCTGCGCGGCCTTCTTCAGCTTCCCCCTGGTCTTCGGAGGGGTACGGCAGATCGCCGGCTACTTCGGCTTCGACCCGACCTACTACACGGCCTCCGGGGGCGCGTTCGCGGCGCTGGGCCTGTTCTTCTCCCTGGTCGTGTTCTTCGGACCGCTCACCCAGGTGGGTCTGCTGGTGCGCACCGTCGAGGTGCGTGAGCTGCCGGGCACGATCGGAGGAGCCTTCCACCTGCTGGGTGCGACGCAGAGAACGGACCTCGCCGTCGAGCGGACCT encodes:
- a CDS encoding glycoside hydrolase family 3 protein; this translates as MIKVGGRWFTSIALCGLMLGSAGCEEEPPPAPPATPDCSAPPEVSSPDWVPCRLKAMTLEEKVGQLFMTHAYGTSVADADPQMVESNRKDHGLDTAEQLVERYHLGGIIYFTWANNLRAPEQIARLSNGLQEVALRQERAIPLLIATDQEHGVVVRVTEPATQFPGNMALGATQDVETARQAAAITGRELRALGINQNFGTVADVNSNPLNPVIGVRSFGVDPVRVASFTQVQVGAMQGEGTSSTVKHFPGHGDTDVDSHYGLPIINHSRAQFDAVDLPPFVAAIDAKVDAIMSAHIVVPALESSGLPATLSHAIMTDLLRGQLGFQGVVVSDSLSMQGARPYGDQSDARVPVEALKAGVDLLLMPQRIEVAYNAVRDAVNSGEISQERLDEAVGRILTLKQKRGVLAQPLVDLAGLQRVGAAEHLAAADAITERGITLVENEAGVLPLNPEASKVLVTGWGATATATLAQELSRRGRFVERVETGLTPAQAKIDEAVASAARADITVVLVNRVWTSKPQRELVRALQGSNKPVVVVSVREPYDIAHLPDVSTYVATYGYQPVSMKALARVLLGEVNPSGRLPVAIPEEGTASGVLHPVGHGLSYGL
- a CDS encoding LysE family translocator; the protein is MEHTAHLWLFFVLVFGIVALPGLDMAFVLASSLGGGRNAGLSAVAGIVSGGACHVVVAATGAAVLLQVVPAAFNLLLWLGALYVAWIGFSLFRGGAAFTASPLEGERETSATFRRGMVTNLLNPKAYLFMLAVFPQFLRPEYGPTWIQALVLGVIITLTQVAVYGAIVLVGDGARGWLESNPRASAAIGRGLGALMVLVAVLTVFKEWRSA